A genomic region of Arvicola amphibius chromosome 7, mArvAmp1.2, whole genome shotgun sequence contains the following coding sequences:
- the Zer1 gene encoding protein zer-1 homolog isoform X1 yields MASDTPESLMALCTDFCLRNLDGTLGYLLDKETLRLHPDIFLPSEICDQLVNEYVELVSAACTFEPHETFFSLFSDPRSTRLTRIHLREDLVQDQDLEAIRKQDLVELYLTNCEKLSAKSLQTLRSFSHSLVSLSLFGCSNIFYEEDNPGGCEDECLVNPTCQVLVKDFTFEGFSRLRFLNLGRMIDGVPVESLLRPLNSLAALDLSGIQTSDATFLTQWKDSLMSLVLYNMDLSDEHIRVIVQLHKLRHLDISRDRLSSYYKFKLTRKVLSLLVQKLGNLMSLDISGHMILENCSISKMEEEAGQTSTEPSKSSIMPFRALKRPLQFLGLFETSLCRLTHIPAYKVSGDKNEEQVLNAIEAYTEHRPEITSRAINLLFDIARIERCNQLLRALKLVITALKCHKYDKNIQVTGSAALFYLTNSEYRSEQSIKLRRQVIQVVLNGMESYQEVTVQRNCCLTLCNFSIPEELEFQYRRVNELLLSILSPTRQDESIQRIAVHLCNALVCQVDNDHKEAVGKMGFVVTMLKLIQKKLLDKTCDQVMEFSWSALWNITDETPDNCEMFLSFNGMKLFLDCLKEFPEKQELHRNMLGLLGNVAEVKELRPQLMTSQFISVFSNLLESKADGIEVSYNACGVLSHIMFDGPEAWGVCEPQRAEVEERMWAAIQSWDINSRRNINYRFEMGRSFEPILRLLPQGISPVSQHWATWALYNLVSVYPDKYCPLLIKEGGMPLLRGLMKMSTARQETKEMARKVIDHCSNFREENMDTSR; encoded by the exons atgGCGTCCGACACGCCTGAGTCCCTGATGGCCCTCTGTACTGACTTCTGTCTCCGGAATCTTGATGGCACCCTGGGCTACCTGCTGGACAAGGAGACCCTGCGGCTGCATCCGGACATCTTCTTGCCCAGCGAAATCTGTGACCAGCTGGTCAATGA GTACGTGGAGCTGGTCAGTGCTGCCTGCACCTTTGAGCCCCACGAGACTTTCTTCAGCCTCTTCTCAGACCCCCGCAGCACCCGCCTCACCCGGATCCACCTCCGTGAGGACCTGGTGCAGGACCAGGACCTAGAGGCCATTCGCAAGCAG GACCTGGTGGAGCTGTACCTGACCAACTGCGAGAAGCTGTCTGCCAAGAGCCTGCAGACGCTGCGGAGCTTCAGCCACAGTCTGGTGTCTCTGAGCCTCTTCGGCTGCTCCAACATCTTCTATGAGGAGGACAACCCAGGCGGCTGCGAGGACGAGTGTCTCGTCAACCCCACCTGCCAGGTGCTGGTCAAGGACTTCACCTTTGAAGGCTTCAGCCGCCTGCGTTTCCTCAACCTGGGCCGCATGATTGATGGTGTCCCCGTGGAGTCACTGCTTCGGCCACTCAACTCACTGGCTGCCTTGGACCTCTCAGGCATCCAGACAAGCGATGCCACCTTCCTAACACAGTGGAAGGACAGTCTGATGTCCCTTGTGCTCTACAACATGGACCTTTCAGATGAGCACATCCGTGTGATCGTCCAGCTGCACAAGCTGCG CCACCTGGACATCTCCCGAGACCGCCTCTCCAGCTACTACAAGTTCAAGCTGACGCGGAAGGTTCTCAGCCTCTTGGTGCAGAAGCTGGGGAACCTGATGTCCCTAGACATCTCTGGCCACATGATCCTTGAGAACTGCAGCATCtccaagatggaggaggaggcagggcagaCCAG cactgagccTTCCAAGAGCAGCATCATGCCTTTCCGGGCTCTGAAGAGGCCACTGCAGTTCCTTGGGCTCTTTGAGACCTCCTTGTGCCGCCTCACACACATTCCAGCCTACAAA GTAAGTGGAGACAAAAATGAAGAACAAGTGCTAAACGCCATCGAGGCCTACACAGAACACCGGCCTGAGATCACTTCCAGGGCCATCAACCTGCTCTTTGACATTGCACGCATTGAGCGCTGCAACCAGCTTCTGCGGGCCCTGAAG CTGGTCATCACAGCCCTCAAGTGCCACAAGTACGACAAGAACATTCAAGTGACCGGCAGTGCTGCCCTCTTCTACCTGACCAATTCTGAGTACCGCTCAGAGCAGAGTATCAAACTGCGCCGACAGGTCATCCAGGTGGTGCTGAATGGCATGGAGTCCTACCAGGAGGTGACG GTGCAGCGGAACTGCTGTCTGACCCTTTGCAACTTCAGCATCCCCGAGGAACTGGAGTTCCAGTACCGCCGGGTAAACGAGCTTCTGCTTAGCATCCTCAGCCCCACCCGGCAGGACGAGTCCATCCAGCGCATTGCTGTGCACCTGTGTAATGCCCTGGTCTGTCAGGTGGACAATGACCATAAGGAAGCCGTGGGCAAGATGGGCTTCGTCGTG ACCATGTTAAAGCTGATCCAGAAGAAGCTGCTGGACAAGACG tgtgACCAGGTCATGGAGTTCTCCTGGAGTGCCCTGTGGAACATCACAGACGAGACACCCGACAACTGCGAGATGTTCCTCAGCTTCAATGGCATGAAGCTCTTTCTCGACTGCCTCAAG GAGTTCCCAGAGAAGCAGGAGCTGCACCGGAACATGCTGGGACTCTTGGGGAATGTGGCGGAGGTGAAGGAGCTGCGGCCTCAGCTGATGACCTCTCAGTTCATCAGCGTCTTCAG CAACCTGCTGGAAAGCAAGGCTGATGGCATTGAGGTTTCTTACAATGCTTGTGGTGTCCTGTCCCACATCATGTTCGATGGGCCTGAGGCCTGGGGTGTCTGTGAGCCCCAGAGGGCCGAGGTGGAAGAGCGTATGTGGGCAGCCATCCAGAGCTGGGACATCAACTCCCGGAGGAATATCAACTACAGGTTTGAGATGGGAAG gtcCTTTGAGCCCATTCTCCGCCTCCTTCCTCAGGGCATCTCTCCAGTCAGCCAGCACTGGGCCACCTGGGCCCTATACAATCTTGTGTCTGTCTACC CTGACAAATACTGCCCCCTGCTGATCAAAGAAGGTGGGATGCCCCTGCTGAGGGGCTTGATGAAGATGTCCACTGCCCGACAGGAAACCAAGGAGATGGCCCG
- the Zer1 gene encoding protein zer-1 homolog isoform X2, whose protein sequence is MASDTPESLMALCTDFCLRNLDGTLGYLLDKETLRLHPDIFLPSEICDQLVNEYVELVSAACTFEPHETFFSLFSDPRSTRLTRIHLREDLVQDQDLEAIRKQDLVELYLTNCEKLSAKSLQTLRSFSHSLVSLSLFGCSNIFYEEDNPGGCEDECLVNPTCQVLVKDFTFEGFSRLRFLNLGRMIDGVPVESLLRPLNSLAALDLSGIQTSDATFLTQWKDSLMSLVLYNMDLSDEHIRVIVQLHKLRHLDISRDRLSSYYKFKLTRKVLSLLVQKLGNLMSLDISGHMILENCSISKMEEEAGQTSTEPSKSSIMPFRALKRPLQFLGLFETSLCRLTHIPAYKVSGDKNEEQVLNAIEAYTEHRPEITSRAINLLFDIARIERCNQLLRALKLVITALKCHKYDKNIQVTGSAALFYLTNSEYRSEQSIKLRRQVIQVVLNGMESYQEVTVQRNCCLTLCNFSIPEELEFQYRRVNELLLSILSPTRQDESIQRIAVHLCNALVCQVDNDHKEAVGKMGFVVTMLKLIQKKLLDKTCDQVMEFSWSALWNITDETPDNCEMFLSFNGMKLFLDCLKEFPEKQELHRNMLGLLGNVAEVKELRPQLMTSQFISVFSNLLESKADGIEVSYNACGVLSHIMFDGPEAWGVCEPQRAEVEERMWAAIQSWDINSRRNINYRSFEPILRLLPQGISPVSQHWATWALYNLVSVYPDKYCPLLIKEGGMPLLRGLMKMSTARQETKEMARKVIDHCSNFREENMDTSR, encoded by the exons atgGCGTCCGACACGCCTGAGTCCCTGATGGCCCTCTGTACTGACTTCTGTCTCCGGAATCTTGATGGCACCCTGGGCTACCTGCTGGACAAGGAGACCCTGCGGCTGCATCCGGACATCTTCTTGCCCAGCGAAATCTGTGACCAGCTGGTCAATGA GTACGTGGAGCTGGTCAGTGCTGCCTGCACCTTTGAGCCCCACGAGACTTTCTTCAGCCTCTTCTCAGACCCCCGCAGCACCCGCCTCACCCGGATCCACCTCCGTGAGGACCTGGTGCAGGACCAGGACCTAGAGGCCATTCGCAAGCAG GACCTGGTGGAGCTGTACCTGACCAACTGCGAGAAGCTGTCTGCCAAGAGCCTGCAGACGCTGCGGAGCTTCAGCCACAGTCTGGTGTCTCTGAGCCTCTTCGGCTGCTCCAACATCTTCTATGAGGAGGACAACCCAGGCGGCTGCGAGGACGAGTGTCTCGTCAACCCCACCTGCCAGGTGCTGGTCAAGGACTTCACCTTTGAAGGCTTCAGCCGCCTGCGTTTCCTCAACCTGGGCCGCATGATTGATGGTGTCCCCGTGGAGTCACTGCTTCGGCCACTCAACTCACTGGCTGCCTTGGACCTCTCAGGCATCCAGACAAGCGATGCCACCTTCCTAACACAGTGGAAGGACAGTCTGATGTCCCTTGTGCTCTACAACATGGACCTTTCAGATGAGCACATCCGTGTGATCGTCCAGCTGCACAAGCTGCG CCACCTGGACATCTCCCGAGACCGCCTCTCCAGCTACTACAAGTTCAAGCTGACGCGGAAGGTTCTCAGCCTCTTGGTGCAGAAGCTGGGGAACCTGATGTCCCTAGACATCTCTGGCCACATGATCCTTGAGAACTGCAGCATCtccaagatggaggaggaggcagggcagaCCAG cactgagccTTCCAAGAGCAGCATCATGCCTTTCCGGGCTCTGAAGAGGCCACTGCAGTTCCTTGGGCTCTTTGAGACCTCCTTGTGCCGCCTCACACACATTCCAGCCTACAAA GTAAGTGGAGACAAAAATGAAGAACAAGTGCTAAACGCCATCGAGGCCTACACAGAACACCGGCCTGAGATCACTTCCAGGGCCATCAACCTGCTCTTTGACATTGCACGCATTGAGCGCTGCAACCAGCTTCTGCGGGCCCTGAAG CTGGTCATCACAGCCCTCAAGTGCCACAAGTACGACAAGAACATTCAAGTGACCGGCAGTGCTGCCCTCTTCTACCTGACCAATTCTGAGTACCGCTCAGAGCAGAGTATCAAACTGCGCCGACAGGTCATCCAGGTGGTGCTGAATGGCATGGAGTCCTACCAGGAGGTGACG GTGCAGCGGAACTGCTGTCTGACCCTTTGCAACTTCAGCATCCCCGAGGAACTGGAGTTCCAGTACCGCCGGGTAAACGAGCTTCTGCTTAGCATCCTCAGCCCCACCCGGCAGGACGAGTCCATCCAGCGCATTGCTGTGCACCTGTGTAATGCCCTGGTCTGTCAGGTGGACAATGACCATAAGGAAGCCGTGGGCAAGATGGGCTTCGTCGTG ACCATGTTAAAGCTGATCCAGAAGAAGCTGCTGGACAAGACG tgtgACCAGGTCATGGAGTTCTCCTGGAGTGCCCTGTGGAACATCACAGACGAGACACCCGACAACTGCGAGATGTTCCTCAGCTTCAATGGCATGAAGCTCTTTCTCGACTGCCTCAAG GAGTTCCCAGAGAAGCAGGAGCTGCACCGGAACATGCTGGGACTCTTGGGGAATGTGGCGGAGGTGAAGGAGCTGCGGCCTCAGCTGATGACCTCTCAGTTCATCAGCGTCTTCAG CAACCTGCTGGAAAGCAAGGCTGATGGCATTGAGGTTTCTTACAATGCTTGTGGTGTCCTGTCCCACATCATGTTCGATGGGCCTGAGGCCTGGGGTGTCTGTGAGCCCCAGAGGGCCGAGGTGGAAGAGCGTATGTGGGCAGCCATCCAGAGCTGGGACATCAACTCCCGGAGGAATATCAACTACAG gtcCTTTGAGCCCATTCTCCGCCTCCTTCCTCAGGGCATCTCTCCAGTCAGCCAGCACTGGGCCACCTGGGCCCTATACAATCTTGTGTCTGTCTACC CTGACAAATACTGCCCCCTGCTGATCAAAGAAGGTGGGATGCCCCTGCTGAGGGGCTTGATGAAGATGTCCACTGCCCGACAGGAAACCAAGGAGATGGCCCG